A region of Polyodon spathula isolate WHYD16114869_AA chromosome 4, ASM1765450v1, whole genome shotgun sequence DNA encodes the following proteins:
- the bpnt2 gene encoding inositol monophosphatase 3 — protein MSPMGIRLSPLGVIIFCLLGLGVIYHLYSGVIANRIASFRQPKTVNLRELLALSVEAAVLGGQEVKRIREENALHEKSKGKTREGAKEMLTTGDLFSHRKMFNLIRNTFPNIRVNSEEHDDASVHETSVWNHVIPEDIRNTISESREVPAESITVWIDPLDATQEYTEDLRQYVTTMVCVAVDGVPVIGVIHKPFSAYTAWALVDGGSNIKARTSYNEKSPQIIVSRSHAGKVKAFAQKAFGNDTVIIPAGGAGYKVLSLLDVPDEKHEKADVYIHVTYIKKWDICAGTALLKALGGHMTTLKGEEIDYAGSEANEGGLVASINMNHKALVYKLPNM, from the exons atgtCTCCGATGGGTATCCGACTTTCCCCTCTCGGAGTGATCATATTTTGTTTATTGGGGCTTGGTGTGATATACCATCTGTACTCCGGGGTTATAGCTAATCGAATAGCCTCGTTTCGGCAACCGAAGACTGTGAATCTGCGGGAGCTTCTGGCACTGTCTGTGGAAGCTGCAGTTCTGGGAGGACAAGAAGTGAAAAGAATTCGAGAAGAAAATGCTCTGCATGAGAAATCTAAAGGGAAGACTAGAGAAGGAGCGAAGGAGATGCTTACTACGGGAGACTTATTTTCACACAGGAAGATGTTTAATCTTATAAGAAACACATTCCCCAATATACGG GTCAACTCAGAAGAACACGATGATGCTTCTGTTCATGAAACTAGTGTGTGGAACCATGTGATCCCTGAAGACATAAGAAATACGATCAGTGAGTCAAGGGAAGTGCCGGCAGAAAGCATCACGGTGTGGATTGACCCACTGGATGCCACTCAAGAGTATACAG AGGACCTCCGTCAGTATGTTACTACTATGGTGTGTGTTGCTGTAGATGGTGTACCGGTGATTGGAGTTATCCACAAACCTTTCTCAGCCTACACAG CTTGGGCATTGGTGGATGGTGGTTCTAACATAAAGGCTCGTACATCCTATAATGAAAAATCGCCACAAATAATTGTTTCCCGCTCTCATGCTGGGAAGGTGAAGGCCTTTGCTCAGAAAGCATTTGGAAATGACACAGTTATCATTCCAGCTGGTGGAGCAG GATACAAGGTCCTTTCTCTTTTGGATGTGCCTGATGAGAAGCATGAAAAAGCAGATGTTTACATCCATGTGACTTATATCAAGAAGTGGGATATTTGTGCCGGAACTGCCCTGCTTAAAGCACTGGGAGGTCACATGACAACTCTCAAAGGCGAGGAAATTGACTATGCTGGGTCTGAAGCAAACGAGGGAGGGCTTGTTGCTAGCATAAACATGAACCATAAAGCATTAGTTTATAAATTGCCAAACATGTAA